A single region of the Leptothrix cholodnii SP-6 genome encodes:
- a CDS encoding SDR family oxidoreductase, producing the protein MPATLHPASTPTHLAAAGSLLLITGGSRGIGAATARLAAQAGWHVVLGYASDAAAAEAVVAELHALGVMAWALQADVADEAAVGRLFSQVDTLCARNALVLRGLANNAGVVDRAQRLDEMSGERLRRMVAVNLLGSLYCAREAVRRMSTRHGGTGGAIVNLSSVAGRLGAPGQYVDYAATKGAIDTFTLGLAREVATEGVRVNAVRPGVIDTEIHASGGQPERAWQLAPQIPMQRPGAADEVAQAVVWLLSPAASYTTGAVLDVTGGR; encoded by the coding sequence ATGCCCGCCACCCTCCATCCCGCATCCACGCCCACCCACCTGGCGGCCGCCGGCTCGCTGCTGCTGATCACCGGCGGCAGCCGTGGCATCGGTGCGGCCACGGCGCGGCTGGCGGCGCAGGCGGGCTGGCACGTCGTGCTCGGCTACGCCAGCGACGCGGCTGCCGCCGAGGCGGTCGTCGCCGAGCTGCACGCGCTGGGCGTGATGGCCTGGGCGCTGCAGGCCGACGTGGCCGACGAGGCGGCGGTCGGGCGGCTGTTCAGCCAGGTCGACACGCTGTGCGCCCGCAATGCGCTGGTGCTGCGCGGCCTGGCCAACAACGCCGGCGTGGTCGACCGTGCCCAGCGGCTCGACGAGATGAGCGGCGAGCGCCTGCGCCGCATGGTGGCGGTCAACCTGCTCGGCAGCCTGTACTGCGCCCGCGAGGCGGTGCGACGCATGAGCACGCGCCACGGCGGCACGGGCGGGGCGATCGTCAACCTGTCGTCGGTGGCGGGGCGGCTCGGCGCGCCCGGCCAGTACGTCGACTACGCCGCCACCAAGGGCGCGATCGACACCTTCACGCTCGGCCTGGCGCGCGAGGTGGCGACCGAAGGCGTGCGCGTCAACGCGGTGCGCCCGGGCGTGATCGACACCGAGATCCACGCCAGCGGCGGCCAGCCCGAGCGCGCCTGGCAGCTCGCGCCGCAGATCCCGATGCAGCGCCCCGGCGCGGCCGACGAGGTGGCCCAGGCGGTGGTCTGGCTGCTGTCGCCGGCGGCCTCGTACACGACCGGTGCGGTGCTGGATGTGACCGGCGGGCGCTGA
- a CDS encoding CHAT domain-containing protein encodes MLALAVVNSNLRFVGGPLLLGHYLGGRLTGTERAMDRLIGGTMAQSLASGHYPHAAGMVDVFVNTRVQAGQRWLQPRPAAVIVVGLGAEGELRAGDLSESVSQGVLAYAKRLHETRHATGPTSGQPPAPFSLSSTAIGSGGSGIQVGTAVQAIARGVDAANRKLAASGWPQVDELRLVELYLDRATEAHHALRALAVSRPDRYAVEPAVRPGEGAHRRPPDTGYRGTGYDFISAVQRLDEHGQALIEYTLDTPRARSEVRAQSTQAALVDELVRQGADAASADLQLRHTLFDLLVPVELEPFLNSSNELLLHLNGDSARIPWELLDASPVAAPDVNAEADAARPSAVPPWAIRCKLLRKLRLERFRSRPVDAQDDDLTLVIGAPACDPDLYPALPGAEAEAEAVAAVFGAEPLIGSPATQLINVLHQRPWRIVHIAGHGEIRADGSSGVVLSNGARLGASEIAALRVVPELVFVNCCHLGRLDGAAADAGRRIGVHGSAPAQYAATVAQALIAIGVRCVVAAGWAVEDGAANTFASVFYARLRAGDRFIDAVALAREQAWRLQPEGNTWAAYQCYGEPDWRYAAEPAGGTEPIVPTLVSAPALCLWLESAAIEARLIEAGSAGQAWRERQLGLLRETETAYRPIWGSQGAVAECFGLAYAELGDIASAIAWYRRATEAEDGSASLRAIERWAHLRVRQAESMADVTQARVQLLSAIRTIERLCQAGEPADGAAAAGKTDEGDEGDAPTAATVERLSLLGSAFKRLTLLEERAGQGAAALAALQRCVGHYRQAERRAWTLFSAGLAGTPYFPAINALAAGLRLAIVSGAPATLDEAALSRLDAALAAQADSGEDLHSLLAPIEFELLKAVAAGELARRQAGLQAALLALLERAPTHRAWGSVRFQLHFLLAPLAAQGKGAEADAARALLDALAA; translated from the coding sequence ATGCTCGCGCTCGCGGTCGTCAACAGCAACCTGCGCTTCGTCGGCGGGCCGCTGCTGCTGGGCCACTACCTGGGCGGGCGGCTGACCGGCACCGAGCGCGCGATGGACCGCCTGATCGGCGGCACCATGGCGCAGAGCCTGGCCAGCGGCCATTACCCGCACGCAGCGGGCATGGTCGACGTGTTCGTCAACACCCGCGTGCAGGCGGGCCAGCGCTGGCTGCAGCCGCGTCCGGCGGCGGTGATCGTCGTGGGTCTGGGCGCCGAGGGCGAACTGCGGGCCGGCGACCTGAGCGAATCGGTCAGCCAGGGTGTGCTGGCCTACGCCAAGCGCCTGCATGAAACGCGGCACGCAACCGGGCCCACGAGCGGTCAGCCGCCGGCTCCCTTCAGCCTGTCGAGCACCGCGATCGGCAGCGGCGGCAGCGGCATCCAGGTCGGCACCGCGGTGCAGGCGATCGCGCGCGGCGTCGATGCCGCCAACCGCAAGCTCGCCGCCAGCGGCTGGCCGCAGGTCGACGAGCTGCGGCTGGTCGAGCTCTACCTCGACCGCGCCACCGAGGCACATCACGCGCTGCGTGCGCTGGCGGTGTCGCGGCCCGATCGTTACGCGGTCGAGCCCGCCGTGCGGCCGGGCGAAGGCGCGCACCGGCGCCCGCCCGACACCGGCTACCGCGGCACCGGCTACGACTTCATCAGCGCCGTGCAGCGGCTCGACGAGCACGGCCAGGCGCTGATCGAATACACCCTCGACACCCCGCGCGCGCGCAGCGAGGTGCGCGCGCAGAGCACCCAGGCCGCGCTGGTCGACGAGCTGGTGCGCCAGGGCGCCGACGCCGCCAGCGCCGACCTGCAGCTGCGCCACACGCTGTTCGACCTGCTGGTGCCGGTCGAGCTGGAGCCGTTTCTCAACAGCTCGAACGAGCTGCTGCTGCACCTCAACGGCGACAGCGCGCGCATCCCGTGGGAGCTGCTCGACGCCAGCCCGGTCGCGGCACCCGACGTGAACGCTGAGGCCGACGCCGCACGCCCGAGCGCCGTGCCGCCGTGGGCGATCCGCTGCAAGCTGCTGCGCAAGCTGCGCCTCGAGCGCTTCCGCAGCCGCCCGGTCGACGCCCAGGACGACGACCTGACGCTGGTGATCGGCGCGCCGGCCTGCGACCCGGATCTCTACCCGGCGCTGCCCGGCGCGGAGGCCGAGGCCGAGGCGGTGGCGGCGGTCTTCGGCGCCGAGCCGCTGATCGGCAGCCCCGCCACCCAGCTGATCAACGTCCTGCACCAGCGGCCGTGGCGCATCGTGCACATCGCCGGCCACGGCGAGATCCGCGCCGACGGCAGCAGCGGCGTGGTGCTGTCCAACGGCGCCCGCCTCGGCGCCAGCGAGATCGCCGCGCTGCGCGTGGTGCCCGAGCTGGTGTTCGTCAACTGCTGCCACCTCGGCCGGCTCGACGGCGCGGCGGCCGACGCCGGCCGGCGCATCGGCGTGCACGGCAGCGCGCCGGCGCAATACGCCGCCACCGTGGCACAGGCGCTGATCGCGATCGGCGTGCGCTGCGTGGTGGCGGCCGGCTGGGCGGTCGAAGACGGTGCCGCCAACACCTTCGCCAGCGTGTTCTACGCCCGCCTGCGCGCCGGCGACCGCTTCATCGATGCCGTGGCGCTGGCGCGCGAACAGGCCTGGCGCCTGCAGCCCGAGGGCAACACCTGGGCCGCCTACCAGTGTTACGGCGAGCCCGACTGGCGCTACGCCGCCGAGCCGGCCGGCGGCACCGAGCCGATCGTGCCGACGCTGGTGAGCGCGCCGGCGCTGTGCCTGTGGCTCGAATCGGCCGCGATCGAGGCCCGCCTGATCGAAGCCGGCAGCGCCGGCCAGGCCTGGCGCGAACGCCAGCTCGGCCTGCTGCGCGAGACCGAAACCGCCTACCGCCCGATCTGGGGCAGCCAGGGCGCCGTGGCCGAGTGCTTCGGCCTGGCCTATGCCGAGCTGGGCGACATCGCCAGCGCCATCGCCTGGTACCGGCGCGCCACCGAGGCCGAGGACGGCAGCGCCAGCCTGCGCGCGATCGAACGCTGGGCCCATCTGCGGGTGCGCCAGGCCGAGTCGATGGCCGATGTGACGCAGGCCCGCGTGCAGCTGCTGTCGGCGATCCGGACGATCGAGCGGCTCTGCCAGGCCGGCGAGCCGGCCGACGGTGCTGCAGCGGCAGGCAAAACCGACGAGGGCGACGAGGGCGACGCCCCGACCGCCGCCACCGTCGAGCGCCTGAGCCTGCTCGGCTCGGCGTTCAAGCGCCTGACGCTGCTTGAAGAACGCGCCGGCCAGGGCGCCGCCGCGTTGGCCGCGCTGCAACGCTGCGTCGGCCACTACCGCCAGGCCGAACGGCGTGCCTGGACGCTGTTCTCGGCCGGCCTGGCGGGCACGCCGTACTTCCCGGCGATCAACGCGCTCGCCGCCGGCCTGCGGCTGGCGATCGTCAGCGGTGCGCCGGCCACGCTGGACGAGGCCGCGCTCAGCCGGCTCGACGCCGCGCTGGCGGCGCAGGCCGACAGCGGCGAAGACCTGCACAGCCTGCTCGCGCCGATCGAGTTCGAGCTACTCAAGGCGGTGGCAGCCGGCGAGCTGGCCCGGCGCCAGGCCGGCCTGCAGGCCGCGCTGCTGGCCCTGCTCGAACGGGCGCCGACCCACCGCGCCTGGGGTTCGGTGCGGTTCCAGCTGCACTTCCTGCTGGCACCGCTGGCCGCGCAAGGCAAGGGCGCCGAAGCCGACGCCGCACGCGCGCTGCTCGACGCGCTGGCGGCCTGA
- the mmsA gene encoding multiple monosaccharide ABC transporter ATP-binding protein — protein sequence MRDIRKTFHGVVALNKVNLRVRAGEIHAIVGENGAGKSTLMKVLSGVYPHGDYSGEIRYQGAERRFRGIHDSEQVGVIIIHQELALVPLLSIAENIFLGNETARNGVIDWMAAHSRTQALLKKVGLKESPATLITDIGVGKQQLVEIAKALSKEVKLLILDEPTASLNENDSQALLDLLLGLKAQGITCILISHKLNEISRVADSITILRDGSTVETLDCSAGAVSEDRVIRGMVGREMADRYPKRTPHIGETVFEVRDWHVHHPLHAEREVIKGVNLQVRRGEIVGIAGLMGAGRTELAMSVFGRSWGRRISGQVLKNGQVIDVGTVGKAVAHGLAYVTEDRKGNGLVLSEDIQFNTSLASLERVSNGVVIDAGREYSVAQQYRDKLRIRCAGVGQKTVHLSGGNQQKVVLSKWLFTEPEVLILDEPTRGIDVGAKYEIYTIIAQLAAEGKCVIVISSEMPELLGMSDRIYVMNEGRFVAEMPASEASQEKIMRAIVKVN from the coding sequence ATGCGCGACATCCGCAAGACCTTTCACGGGGTGGTTGCGCTCAACAAGGTCAACCTGCGCGTGCGCGCCGGCGAGATCCACGCCATCGTCGGCGAGAACGGCGCCGGCAAGTCGACGCTGATGAAGGTGCTGTCGGGCGTGTACCCGCACGGCGACTACAGCGGCGAGATCCGTTACCAGGGCGCCGAGCGGCGCTTTCGTGGCATCCACGACAGCGAGCAGGTCGGCGTGATCATCATCCACCAGGAGCTGGCGCTGGTGCCCCTGCTGTCGATCGCCGAGAACATCTTCCTCGGCAACGAGACCGCCAGGAATGGCGTGATCGACTGGATGGCCGCGCACAGCCGCACCCAGGCGCTGCTGAAGAAGGTCGGCCTGAAAGAGTCGCCCGCCACGCTGATCACCGACATCGGCGTGGGCAAGCAGCAGCTGGTGGAGATTGCGAAGGCGCTGTCGAAGGAGGTCAAGCTGCTGATCCTCGACGAGCCCACCGCCAGCCTGAACGAGAACGACAGCCAGGCGCTGCTCGACCTGCTGCTGGGCCTGAAGGCGCAGGGCATCACCTGCATCCTGATCTCGCACAAGCTCAACGAGATCTCGCGCGTGGCCGACTCGATCACCATCCTGCGCGATGGCAGCACGGTCGAGACACTCGACTGCAGCGCCGGCGCGGTGAGCGAGGACCGCGTGATCCGCGGCATGGTCGGGCGCGAGATGGCCGACCGTTATCCCAAGCGCACGCCCCACATCGGCGAGACCGTGTTCGAGGTGCGCGACTGGCACGTCCATCACCCGCTGCACGCCGAGCGCGAGGTCATCAAGGGCGTCAACCTGCAGGTGCGGCGCGGCGAGATCGTCGGCATCGCCGGCCTGATGGGCGCGGGCCGCACGGAGCTGGCGATGAGCGTGTTCGGCCGCTCGTGGGGCCGGCGCATCAGCGGCCAGGTGCTCAAGAACGGCCAGGTCATCGACGTCGGTACGGTCGGCAAGGCGGTGGCCCACGGCCTGGCCTACGTGACCGAAGACCGCAAGGGCAACGGCCTGGTGCTCAGCGAGGACATCCAGTTCAACACCTCGCTGGCCAGCCTGGAGCGGGTCTCGAACGGCGTGGTGATCGATGCGGGGCGCGAGTATTCGGTGGCCCAGCAATACCGCGACAAGCTGCGCATCCGCTGTGCCGGCGTCGGCCAGAAGACCGTGCACCTGTCGGGTGGCAACCAGCAGAAGGTGGTGCTGAGCAAATGGCTCTTCACCGAGCCCGAGGTGCTGATCCTCGACGAGCCCACACGGGGCATCGACGTCGGTGCCAAGTACGAGATCTACACCATCATTGCCCAGCTCGCCGCTGAAGGTAAGTGCGTGATCGTGATCTCGTCGGAGATGCCCGAGCTGCTCGGCATGTCCGACCGCATCTACGTGATGAACGAAGGCCGCTTCGTGGCCGAGATGCCGGCCTCTGAAGCGTCGCAGGAAAAGATCATGCGCGCGATCGTGAAAGTGAACTGA
- the mmsB gene encoding multiple monosaccharide ABC transporter permease: MDNNLAAHAVAPVATPPADHAEPGAAGSKSALDFIKSNFREYGMLLSLVAIMAFFQVMTDGTLMQPLNLTNLVLQNSYIVIMALGMLLVIVAGHIDLSVGSVCGFIGALAAVLMVNHEWHYLSATLVCLVVGGLIGAAQGYFVAFFRIPSFIVTLAGMLVFKGLALALLNGQSVGPFPETFQALSSGFIPDLFSTESLRLTSLLIGAAVAGALALASLRSRGNQIKHGIEAEPAGFFFAKIGVFAAMLIYFSYMLASYKGLPNVLIVMALLIGLFDFVTSRTTIGRRVYALGGNEKAAKLSGIKTERLSFYTFVNMGVLAALAGLVFAARLNTATPKAGLGFELDVIAACFIGGASASGGVGKVMGAVIGAFIMGVMNNGMSILGIGIDYQQVIKGLVLLAAVFVDVYNKNKSA, from the coding sequence ATGGACAACAACCTCGCCGCCCATGCTGTGGCCCCCGTGGCCACGCCGCCGGCCGATCATGCCGAACCCGGCGCCGCCGGCTCGAAGTCGGCGCTCGACTTCATCAAGAGCAACTTCCGCGAGTACGGCATGCTGCTGTCGCTGGTGGCGATCATGGCCTTCTTCCAGGTCATGACCGACGGCACGCTGATGCAGCCGCTCAACCTCACCAACCTGGTGCTGCAGAACAGCTACATCGTCATCATGGCGCTGGGCATGCTGCTGGTGATCGTGGCTGGCCACATCGACCTGTCGGTGGGATCGGTGTGCGGTTTCATCGGCGCGCTGGCGGCGGTGCTGATGGTCAATCACGAGTGGCACTACCTGAGCGCCACGCTGGTCTGCCTGGTGGTGGGCGGGCTGATCGGTGCGGCGCAGGGCTACTTCGTGGCGTTCTTTCGCATCCCGTCGTTCATCGTCACGCTGGCGGGCATGCTGGTGTTCAAGGGGCTGGCGCTGGCGCTGCTCAACGGCCAGTCGGTCGGGCCGTTCCCCGAGACCTTCCAGGCGCTCAGCTCGGGCTTCATCCCCGACCTGTTCAGTACCGAGTCGCTGCGGCTGACCTCGCTGCTGATCGGCGCGGCGGTGGCCGGTGCGCTGGCGCTGGCCAGCCTGCGCTCGCGCGGCAACCAGATCAAGCACGGCATCGAGGCCGAGCCGGCGGGTTTCTTCTTCGCCAAGATCGGCGTGTTCGCGGCCATGCTGATCTATTTCAGCTACATGCTGGCCTCGTACAAGGGCCTGCCCAACGTGCTGATCGTGATGGCGCTGCTGATCGGTCTGTTCGACTTCGTCACCAGCCGCACCACCATCGGCCGGCGCGTCTACGCGCTCGGTGGCAACGAGAAGGCAGCCAAGCTCTCGGGCATCAAGACCGAGCGGCTGAGCTTCTACACCTTCGTCAACATGGGCGTGCTGGCCGCGCTGGCCGGCCTGGTGTTCGCGGCGCGCCTGAACACCGCCACGCCCAAGGCGGGGCTGGGTTTCGAGCTCGACGTGATCGCGGCCTGTTTCATCGGCGGCGCCTCGGCCTCGGGCGGCGTGGGCAAGGTGATGGGCGCGGTGATCGGCGCCTTCATCATGGGCGTGATGAACAACGGCATGTCGATCCTGGGCATCGGCATCGACTACCAGCAGGTCATCAAGGGCCTGGTGCTGCTGGCGGCGGTGTTCGTCGACGTCTACAACAAGAACAAGTCGGCCTGA
- a CDS encoding bifunctional diguanylate cyclase/phosphodiesterase produces the protein MKTLRIVILEEDTDTPAALRAGGHGSLDLRSLEGLSGTDVASLLRERSMPAPFVDTSTDSLGGAHSGLGASSDFEHELRSALQSQAGPTMTLLLGSSESGPDSAPRGSHAASLPFERLNASLMRALRRHELEAALVESETRLRRIGLADRLTGLPSRELFLDRLEQAASAVMRGGYAFATLMVGFEWPANLTDGLSTSSADSLIETLSRRLQRLGRRSDSYARIGGHTFAALLLGNNSVGGSTSMAHKIAEQLARPLMVDGRSMDPIVSVGVALCPQHGTDARSVLLHAQAAMEQAQHSRHPVAVYDARYHRSSHAALHPDAAAMPPGDEALAPLLAEALERRQFTLAFQPVVDLKAGPDGSLDWTLRRLEVLARWHSPAHGHIAPAVFIPVAEHHALIGQLTDQLLDQALSAATPWRSQTLVPAISLNLSAHLLDDPDLPDRVQSALQAHKWPAGALMLEVSASALAQPSQQAHDVLARLGQLGVRLVLDDFGSGLGAYLALAELGSLAELKIDLRALRRNAGSARSDRGAAVLRSLITLAQGLGAEVIAKGVEDAGTAAWLQQLGCHAAQGHAWSRPLPAEQVRAWCTAQAATRQLRH, from the coding sequence ATGAAAACCTTGCGCATCGTGATTCTCGAAGAGGACACCGACACCCCGGCGGCCTTGCGTGCCGGCGGTCATGGCAGCCTCGACCTGCGCTCGCTCGAGGGCCTGAGCGGCACCGACGTGGCCTCGCTGCTGCGCGAGCGCTCGATGCCGGCACCCTTCGTCGACACCAGCACCGACAGCCTGGGCGGCGCGCACAGCGGCTTGGGCGCGTCGTCCGACTTCGAACACGAATTGCGCTCGGCGCTGCAGTCGCAGGCCGGCCCCACCATGACGCTGCTGCTGGGCAGCAGCGAGTCCGGCCCCGACAGCGCACCGCGTGGCAGCCACGCCGCCAGCCTGCCGTTCGAGCGCCTGAACGCCAGCCTGATGCGGGCGCTGCGGCGCCACGAACTCGAAGCCGCGCTGGTCGAGTCCGAGACCCGGCTGCGTCGCATCGGCCTGGCCGATCGCCTCACCGGCCTGCCCAGCCGCGAGCTGTTCCTCGACCGCCTCGAACAGGCCGCATCGGCGGTGATGCGCGGCGGTTATGCGTTCGCCACCCTGATGGTCGGCTTCGAGTGGCCCGCCAACCTGACCGACGGCCTGAGCACGAGCAGCGCCGACAGCCTGATCGAAACCCTGTCGCGGCGCCTGCAGCGCCTGGGCCGGCGCTCCGACAGCTACGCGCGCATCGGCGGCCACACCTTTGCCGCGCTGCTGCTGGGCAACAACAGCGTCGGCGGCTCGACCTCGATGGCGCACAAGATCGCCGAACAGCTGGCCCGGCCGCTGATGGTCGACGGCCGCTCGATGGATCCGATCGTCAGCGTCGGCGTGGCCCTGTGCCCGCAGCACGGCACGGACGCGCGCAGCGTGCTGCTGCACGCCCAGGCCGCGATGGAGCAGGCCCAGCACAGCCGCCATCCGGTCGCGGTCTACGACGCCCGCTACCACCGCAGCAGCCACGCCGCGCTGCACCCCGACGCCGCCGCGATGCCGCCCGGCGACGAGGCCCTTGCACCGCTGCTGGCCGAGGCGCTCGAACGGCGCCAGTTCACGCTCGCCTTCCAGCCGGTGGTCGACCTCAAGGCCGGGCCCGACGGCAGCCTCGACTGGACGCTGCGCCGCCTCGAAGTCCTGGCGCGCTGGCACAGCCCGGCGCACGGCCACATCGCGCCGGCGGTGTTCATCCCGGTGGCCGAACACCACGCGCTGATCGGCCAGCTCACCGACCAGCTGCTCGACCAGGCGCTGAGCGCCGCCACGCCGTGGCGCAGCCAGACGCTGGTGCCGGCGATCTCGCTCAACCTGTCGGCCCACCTGCTCGACGACCCGGACCTGCCCGACCGGGTGCAGTCGGCGCTGCAGGCCCACAAGTGGCCGGCCGGCGCCCTGATGCTCGAGGTCTCGGCGTCCGCGCTGGCCCAGCCCAGCCAGCAGGCGCACGACGTGCTCGCACGCCTGGGCCAGCTCGGCGTGCGGCTGGTGCTCGACGATTTCGGCAGCGGCCTGGGCGCCTACCTCGCGCTGGCCGAGCTGGGCTCGCTGGCCGAACTGAAGATCGACCTGCGCGCGCTGCGCCGCAACGCCGGCAGCGCGCGCAGCGACCGCGGCGCCGCGGTACTGCGATCGCTGATCACGCTGGCGCAGGGGCTGGGCGCCGAGGTCATCGCCAAGGGCGTCGAAGACGCCGGCACCGCCGCCTGGCTGCAGCAGCTGGGCTGCCACGCCGCGCAGGGCCACGCCTGGAGCCGGCCGCTGCCCGCCGAACAGGTGCGGGCCTGGTGCACGGCGCAGGCGGCGACGCGGCAGCTGCGACACTGA
- the araC gene encoding arabinose operon transcriptional regulator AraC, with product MPSLRPSHDAAQQLNPLLPGYSFNLYLVAGLTPIVQGGALDFFIDRPGGMKGWIINLTVQGRGKVVDGDRAFECEPGDLLLFPPGVAHDYGRAPHSPEWFHRWVYFRPRGFWANWLTWPGQGDGAGAEAGAGTGTGVGRLRLADPAVRKEIEDLFVQIDATHRGGRRTSEELAINLLERLLIRCHEEAPGYESRSLDARVQSACQFIANNLAHELSLEEIARHVCLSPSRLAHLFREQMGVSIVRWREDQRIILAKHMLLSTGTPISSIGARVGYDDQLYFSRVFRKRVGVSPSEFRRSSEESHDPWGEAAAEAPDTRSPLAQAG from the coding sequence ATGCCCAGTTTGCGTCCCAGCCACGATGCCGCGCAGCAGCTCAACCCGCTGCTGCCGGGTTATTCGTTCAACCTCTACCTGGTGGCGGGCCTGACGCCGATCGTGCAGGGCGGCGCGCTCGACTTCTTCATCGACCGCCCCGGCGGCATGAAGGGCTGGATCATCAACCTGACCGTGCAAGGCCGCGGCAAGGTGGTCGACGGCGACCGGGCCTTCGAGTGCGAGCCGGGCGACCTGCTGCTGTTTCCGCCCGGTGTGGCGCACGACTACGGCCGCGCGCCTCACAGCCCGGAGTGGTTCCATCGCTGGGTCTATTTCCGTCCGCGAGGTTTCTGGGCCAACTGGCTGACCTGGCCGGGGCAGGGCGATGGCGCAGGCGCAGAGGCCGGTGCGGGAACCGGCACCGGCGTGGGTCGGCTGCGCTTGGCCGATCCGGCGGTGCGCAAGGAGATCGAGGACCTGTTCGTGCAGATCGACGCCACCCACCGCGGCGGGCGGCGCACCTCCGAGGAGCTGGCGATCAACCTGCTCGAGCGCCTGCTGATCCGCTGCCACGAAGAGGCGCCGGGTTATGAATCCCGGTCGCTCGATGCGCGGGTGCAGTCGGCCTGCCAGTTCATCGCCAACAACCTGGCGCACGAGCTGAGCCTGGAGGAGATCGCGCGCCACGTCTGCCTGTCGCCGTCGCGGCTGGCGCACCTGTTCCGTGAGCAGATGGGCGTGAGCATCGTGCGCTGGCGCGAGGACCAGCGCATCATCCTGGCCAAGCACATGCTGCTGAGCACCGGCACGCCGATCTCCAGCATCGGCGCGCGGGTCGGCTACGACGACCAGCTGTATTTCTCGCGGGTGTTCCGCAAGCGCGTGGGCGTGAGCCCGAGCGAGTTCCGGCGCAGCAGCGAGGAATCGCATGACCCGTGGGGCGAGGCGGCGGCCGAGGCGCCGGACACCCGCTCGCCGCTGGCGCAGGCGGGCTGA
- a CDS encoding phosphoribosylanthranilate isomerase, with product MRLRRPFVKICCISSPEEAQLAIAAGASALGLVSAMPSGPGVIDEDLIAQIAAVVPPGIDTFLLTSRQDATSIIEQHRRCLTTTLQLVDALPEAELRRLRRKLPGVQLVQVIHVIGEQSVAQALAVAPLVDALLLDSGNPALAVKQLGGTGRTHDWALSRRIVAHSGVPVFLAGGLRAHNVAEAIAEVQPHGLDLCSSVRSDGRLDAVKLQAFFDAVAATAPI from the coding sequence ATGCGACTGCGCCGCCCTTTCGTCAAGATCTGCTGCATCTCCAGCCCCGAAGAAGCGCAGCTCGCGATTGCTGCGGGCGCCTCGGCGCTGGGTCTGGTCTCGGCCATGCCCAGCGGGCCGGGCGTGATCGACGAGGACCTGATCGCCCAGATCGCCGCGGTGGTGCCGCCGGGCATCGACACCTTTCTGCTGACGTCGCGGCAGGACGCCACCTCGATCATCGAACAGCACCGGCGCTGCCTCACGACCACGCTGCAGCTGGTCGACGCGCTGCCCGAGGCCGAGCTGCGCCGGCTGCGCCGCAAGCTGCCGGGCGTGCAGCTGGTGCAGGTGATCCACGTCATCGGCGAGCAGTCGGTGGCGCAGGCGCTGGCAGTGGCGCCGCTGGTCGATGCGCTGCTGCTCGACTCGGGCAACCCGGCGCTGGCGGTCAAGCAGCTCGGTGGCACGGGGCGCACGCACGACTGGGCGCTGAGTCGGCGCATCGTCGCGCACAGCGGCGTGCCGGTGTTCCTGGCCGGCGGCCTGCGCGCCCACAACGTCGCCGAAGCCATCGCCGAGGTGCAGCCGCACGGCCTCGACCTGTGCAGCAGCGTGCGCAGCGACGGCCGGCTCGATGCGGTCAAGCTGCAAGCGTTCTTCGACGCCGTCGCGGCCACCGCACCGATCTGA
- a CDS encoding alpha/beta fold hydrolase, with amino-acid sequence MSGLHTAWFEGFSPQQHAVNGVQLFARVGGRPAHDSSAPPLLLLHGFPQTHAMWHRVAQQLAPHFRLVLPDLRGYGDSDKPPGDTDHGNYSKRAMAADLVQLMKQLGHRRFLVCGHDRGARVAHRMALDFPECVDRLCLIDIVPTLTMYERTDMAFATAYYHWFHLIQPAPLPERMIGGNARYYLHAKLGGWGTDGLDHVEPPALLDYERCFCTAQGIHAACEDYRASASIDLQHDRQSHQAGHKVACPVHVLWGERGVIHRLFDPLADWGAVCEGPVTGESLPAGHFIPEELPEATALALRRFLSAEC; translated from the coding sequence ATGTCCGGCCTGCATACCGCCTGGTTCGAAGGCTTCTCACCCCAGCAGCATGCAGTCAACGGCGTGCAGCTGTTTGCCCGGGTCGGCGGACGCCCGGCCCACGACAGCAGCGCGCCGCCCCTGCTGCTGCTGCACGGTTTTCCGCAAACGCATGCGATGTGGCACCGGGTCGCGCAGCAGCTGGCGCCGCACTTCCGCCTGGTGCTGCCCGATCTGCGCGGCTACGGCGACTCCGACAAGCCACCCGGCGACACCGACCACGGCAACTACAGCAAGCGTGCGATGGCCGCCGACCTGGTGCAGCTCATGAAGCAGCTCGGCCACCGGCGTTTCCTGGTCTGCGGCCATGACCGCGGCGCACGCGTGGCGCACCGCATGGCGCTCGACTTCCCGGAGTGCGTCGACCGCCTGTGCCTGATCGACATCGTGCCCACGCTGACGATGTACGAGCGCACCGACATGGCCTTTGCCACCGCCTACTACCACTGGTTCCACCTGATCCAGCCGGCGCCGCTGCCCGAACGCATGATCGGCGGCAACGCCCGCTACTACCTGCACGCCAAGCTCGGCGGCTGGGGCACCGACGGGCTCGATCACGTCGAGCCGCCGGCGCTGCTCGACTACGAACGCTGCTTCTGCACCGCCCAGGGCATCCACGCTGCGTGTGAGGATTACCGCGCCAGCGCCAGCATCGACTTGCAGCATGATCGGCAGTCGCACCAGGCCGGTCACAAGGTCGCTTGCCCGGTCCATGTGCTGTGGGGCGAGCGGGGCGTGATCCACCGCCTGTTCGATCCGCTGGCCGACTGGGGCGCGGTCTGCGAAGGCCCGGTCACCGGCGAATCGCTGCCAGCCGGCCACTTCATCCCCGAAGAGCTTCCCGAAGCCACGGCTCTGGCGCTGCGCCGGTTCCTGTCGGCCGAGTGCTAG